In Eucalyptus grandis isolate ANBG69807.140 chromosome 4, ASM1654582v1, whole genome shotgun sequence, the following proteins share a genomic window:
- the LOC120292904 gene encoding LOW QUALITY PROTEIN: LRR receptor-like serine/threonine-protein kinase GSO1 (The sequence of the model RefSeq protein was modified relative to this genomic sequence to represent the inferred CDS: inserted 7 bases in 7 codons; deleted 1 base in 1 codon) has protein sequence MAILFMPRGARDIWVAVILALLALFCAVGHGETTLRILLEAKASFAEERPGSAVRLVSGNPDFCTWTGVSCDQLQQQVVALNLSASSLSGSISPSLGRLRNLLHLDLXGNSLTGPIPPALSXLSSLESLLLFTNQLSGSIPPQLGSLSSLRFLRLGDNPALTGPIPPSFGGLKNLITLGLASCSLTGPIPPQLGQLQLLQNLKLQENQLTGPIPPELGNCSSLTLFAASLNGLNGSIPRVGRLRNLELLNLANNSLSGEIDDMIGEISELHYLNLLGNQLEGPIPTSLARLHKLETLDLSLNQLTGSIPAELGSMGELVSLVLSNNNLSGTIPAALCSNATHLADLFLAQAQLSGPIPPQLSNCRALKQLDLSNNTLTGVIPVELYELVFLTDLYLHNNSLAGNISTSIANLSSLQNLALYHNDLEGSLPHEIGMLGELQVLYLYDNRLSGEIPTEIGNCSSLQMIDFFGNHFSGRIPDSIGRLHQLNLLHLRQNELVGEIPAALGNCHQLIILDLADNALSGGIPPTLGNLLALKQLMLYNNSLAGNLPDSLINLRNLTRINLSKNRFSGSVSALCSSRSFLSFDVTDNSFEHEIPPQLGNSPFLERVRLGNNRFNGSLPWTLGKIRELSLLDLSGNLLTGPVPVQLSLCKKLTHLDLNNNLLSGPVPSWLGSLPQLGELKLSSNSFTGPVPPQLSECSKLLKLSLDGNSLNGTLPAEIGDLASLNVLNLDRNQLSGXYPSSIGKLGKLYELRLSKNNFTGKIPVELGQLQNLQTILDLSHNNLSGQIPPSIAMLLKLEALNMSHNQLVGEIPSEVGEMSSLGKLDFSYNQLQGKLGKQFSRWPAHAFQGNLHLCGXPLVPCNSFISSNQPRLSESAVVIISAVSTLAALALLVFGIALFLKRRREAFKRFNEVKCASSTSSSQAHRRLLFHQGAAKQDFRWEDIMEATNNLSDEFMIGXGGSGKVYRAEMPTETLAVKKIVWREDLLSNKSFVREVKTLGRVRHRHLVKLMGYCSNKAAGSNLLIYEYMENGSLWDWLHQKSANSKKQRSLDWEARLRIALGLAQGVEYLHHDCAPKIVHRDIKSSNLLLDSNMEAHLGDFGLAKSLVENYESLDTESNSWFAGSYGYIAPGICTYAYSLKATEKSDVYSMGIVLMELVSGKMPTDASFGLDIDMVRWVETHIETQDSAREELIDPALRPLLAXEENAAFQVLEIALQCTKTAQEXPSSRQACDHLFHVFNNRTTDLEKTSLVPYA, from the exons ATGGCGATATTGTTCATGCCTCGCGGAGCTCGTGATATTTGGGTTGCTGTGATCCTCGCGCTTCTGGCGTTGTTCTGCGCGGTGGGACATGGCGAGACGACCCTGAGAATACTTCTGGAGGCCAAGGCGTCGTTCGCGGAAGAGAGACCCGGGAGTGCTGTCCGACTGGTCTCCGGTAACCCGGATTTCTGTACGTGGACTGGCGTGTCCTGTGATCAGCTTCAGCAACAGGTGGTGGCCCTCAACCTGTCGGCTTCCTCTCTGTCAGGATCGATATCGCCGTCCCTGGGCCGCCTGCGGAACCTGCTTCACCTTGACC CCGGCAACAGCCTGACAGGACCGATCCCACCTGCTCTCT ACCTCTCCTCCCTTGagtccctcctcctcttcaccAACCAGCTCTCCGGGTCCATCCCTCCTCAGCTCggctccctctcctccctccgCTTCCTCCGCCTCGGCGACAACCCTGCCCTCACCGGCCCCATCCCTCCGTCCTTCGGCGGCCTCAAGAACCTCATTACTCTCGGCTTGGCCTCATGCAGCCTCACCGGCCCCATCCCTCCTCAGCTAGGACAGCTCCAACTGCTCCAGAACCTCAAACTGCAAGAGAACCAGCTCACCGGCCCCATCCCGCCCGAGCTGGGCAACTGCTCCAGCCTCACGCTGTTTGCCGCCAGCCTCAATGGCCTCAACGGATCCATCCCGAGGGTGGGCCGGCTTAGGAATCTCGAGTTGCTGAACCTGGCAAACAACAGCCTGTCCGGGGAGATTGATGACATGATTGGCGAGATAAGCGAGCTGCACTACTTGAACTTGCTGGGGAATCAGCTGGAGGGTCCCATCCCAACATCCCTGGCCCGCCTGCACAAGCTCGAGACTTTGGACTTGTCGTTGAACCAGCTCACCGGCAGCATCCCTGCGGAGTTGGGGAGCATGGGGGAGCTGGTTTCCCTGGTTCTTTCCAACAACAACCTCTCCGGCACCATTCCCGCTGCCCTGTGCTCCAATGCCACTCATCTGGCGGACCTGTTTCTGGCTCAGGCCCAGCTCTCTGGCCCCATTCCCCCACAATTGAGCAACTGCCGTGCTCTGAAGCAGCTCGACCTTTCCAACAACACGCTCACCGGCGTCATCCCTGTCGAGCTATATGAGTTGGTCTTCCTGACAGATCTCTATCTCCACAACAACAGCTTGGCGGGCAACATTTCTACATCCATAGCAAACCTCAGCAGCCTGCAGAACCTGGCTCTGTACCACAACGATCTGGAGGGGAGCCTGCCGCATGAGATTGGGATGCTCGGCGAGCTCCAGGTGCTGTATCTCTACGACAACCGCTTAAGCGGGGAGATCCCCACGGAGATAGGAAACTGCTCGAGCTTGCAAATGATCGATTTCTTTGGAAATCACTTCAGTGGGAGGATACCTGACAGCATTGGGAGGCTACATCAACTTAATCTCCTTCACCTGAGGCAGAATGAGCTTGTAGGAGAAATTCCCGCCGCTTTAGGCAACTGCCACCAACTAATCATTCTGGACTTGGCAGACAATGCTCTGTCTGGCGGTATTCCCCCAACACTGGGGAATCTCCTGGCATTGAAGCAGCTCATGCTCTATAACAATTCTCTCGCTGGTAATCTTCCCGACTCTCTCATCAATCTAAGGAACCTGACCAGGATCAAcctttccaaaaatagattcaGTGGCAGCGTCTCTGCCTTGTGTAGCTCGcgctctttcctttctttcgaTGTCACAGATAATTCGTTTGAGCACGAAATACCTCCCCAACTGGGTAATTCGCCTTTCCTGGAAAGAGTCAGATTAGGTAACAATCGATTCAATGGGAGTCTCCCCTGGACCTTGGGGAAGATCCGCGAGCTCTCATTGCTTGACCTATCCGGAAATTTGCTTACTGGACCGGTTCCTGTTCAGCTCTCCTTGTGCAAGAAATTGACCCACCTTGATCTAAACAATAACCTTCTCTCCGGGCCAGTCCCCTCGTGGCTTGGCAGCTTGCCTCAGTTGGGGGAACTTAAGCTTTCGAGCAACAGCTTTACTGGCCCCGTTCCTCCACAGCTATCTGAATGTTCCAAGCTGTTGAAGCTTTCTCTTGATGGAAACTCGCTGAATGGAACGCTCCCTGCTGAAATTGGTGATCTTGCCTCACTCAACGTCCTCAACCTTGACCGCAACCAACTCTCTG CCTATCCTTCTTCCATAGGGAAGTTAGGCAAGCTTTATGAGCTTCGACTCTCG AAAAACAACTTCACTGGTAAAATTCCTGTAGAACTAGGACAACTCCAGAATCTCCAAACCATTCTTGATCTGAGCCACAACAATCTCAGTGGCCAAATCCCACCCTCTATAGCCATGCTGTTGAAACTCGAAGCACTCAATATGTCTCACAATCAGCTGGTTGGTGAAATTCCTTCGGAAGTTGGCGAAATGAGCAGCTTGGGCAAGCTTGACTTCTCTTACAACCAGCTTCAGGGCAAACTGGGGAAGCAGTTCTCACGGTGGCCAGCTCATGCATTCCAAGGGAACCTGCATCTCTGTG GTCCTCTTGTCCCATGCAACAGCTTCATATCCAGTAACCAGCCACGTCTGAGTGAATCCGCAGTCGTGATCATCTCTGCAGTGTCGACCTTGGCAGCTCTTGCTCTTTTAGTGTTTGGAATTGCCCTGTTCTTGAAGCGCAGGCGAGAGGCTTTCAAAAGATTCAACGAAGTGAAATGTGCGTCCTCCACCAGTTCTTCCCAGGCACATCGGAGATTACTCTTCCACCAGGGCGCTGCCAAGCAAGACTTTAGATGGGAAGATATTATGGAAGCCACCAACAACCTTAGTGATGAGTTCATGATTG TCGGGGGATCTGGTAAAGTCTACAGGGCTGAGATGCCTACTGAAACGCTGGCAGTTAAGAAGATAGTGTGGAGGGAAGATCTTCTGTCAAATAAGAGCTTCGTCAGGGAAGTCAAGACGTTGGGCAGAGTCCGGCATAGACACCTTGTGAAACTGATGGGCTACTGCAGCAACAAAGCAGCAGGTTCCAATCTGTTAATTTATGAGTACATGGAGAATGGAAGTCTATGGGATTGGTTGCATCAGAAGTCAGCGAATtcaaagaagcagaggagcCTCGATTGGGAAGCAAGGTTACGCATAGCGCTGGGTTTAGCTCAAGGTGTGGAGTACCTGCATCATGATTGTGCTCCGAAGATCGTTCACAGGGATATCAAATCTAGCAATTTGTTGCTGGACTCCAACATGGAGGCACACCTAGGTGATTTTGGGCTCGCGAAATCGCTGGTGGAGAATTATGAATCACTAGACACAGAGTCCAATTCATGGTTCGCGGGGTCGTACGGCTACATTGCTCCAGGTATCTGCACC TATGCATACTCCTTGAAGGCAACTGAGAAAAGTGATGTGTATAGTATGGGAATCGTGCTGATGGAGCTCGTCAGTGGGAAAATGCCAACAGATGCATCTTTCGGTTTAGACATTGACATGGTCAGATGGGTGGAGACTCATATTGAGACGCAAGATTCGGCTCGGGAAGAGTTGATAGACCCTGCATTAAGGCCGCTCTTAG AGGAAGAGAATGCGGCTTTTCAAGTGCTCGAAATCGCACTGCAATGCACGAAAACTGCACAAG GGCCATCATCCAGGCAGGCGTGCGATCACCTTTTCCACGTATTCAACAACAGGACGACGGATTTGGAGAAGACCAGTCTCGTTCCCTACGCGTAA